In candidate division KSB1 bacterium, the following proteins share a genomic window:
- a CDS encoding response regulator, with protein sequence MLPVLLVEDDEDIRTLAEWSLRSTGLAVVACQSGRQALQELELRAFALVILDMMMPDMSGCDVMREMHSRFDGDAPPVAIFSARPRDVIMRDCAGLHVAAILSKPFEPVEFSNQVHRLVEQQP encoded by the coding sequence ATGCTGCCGGTTCTATTAGTTGAAGATGATGAAGATATTCGGACGCTCGCCGAGTGGAGCCTCCGCTCAACCGGCCTCGCTGTCGTCGCCTGCCAGAGCGGCCGGCAGGCGCTGCAGGAACTCGAACTACGCGCGTTCGCGCTGGTTATTCTCGACATGATGATGCCCGATATGTCTGGTTGCGACGTCATGCGCGAAATGCACTCCCGCTTTGACGGCGACGCCCCGCCCGTCGCGATCTTCTCGGCCCGACCCCGGGACGTCATCATGCGTGATTGCGCCGGCCTGCACGTCGCCGCCATCTTGTCCAAACCGTTTGAACCGGTGGAATTCTCGAACCAAGTCCATCGCTTAGTTGAGCAACAGCCGTGA
- a CDS encoding Hpt domain-containing protein encodes MNNCSPTIEQLRASYLKRLPDRVAALHRALEQRDFNQIQRIAHQLRGSGLSYGFARISESATAIESACLEGQVTIIRACITEFDGQVRDLLASLAGVE; translated from the coding sequence GTGAATAACTGCAGCCCAACCATCGAACAACTTCGCGCCAGCTACCTTAAACGGCTGCCCGACCGCGTCGCCGCGTTGCACCGCGCCCTGGAGCAGCGTGACTTCAACCAGATTCAGCGAATCGCCCACCAACTCCGCGGCTCGGGATTGTCCTACGGCTTTGCGCGAATCTCGGAATCCGCAACCGCGATCGAGTCCGCCTGTCTGGAAGGACAAGTGACCATTATCCGCGCGTGTATCACGGAATTCGATGGCCAAGTCCGTGACCTGCTCGCCTCCCTAGCGGGGGTGGAATGA
- a CDS encoding HAMP domain-containing histidine kinase, with the protein MNAHAAFDFAALGALLPIAFRVVTHDLNVVYTSGAYEREFNVAVHGCCEQLGLRHHDADCPSLATIRNSEPQTRDRWLGRIYARITTVPLRDAAGRAIASIEWISDNSIAKKLEAAFARQADLLETINKAMIDSNHNLESAQAELEVKNQSLEEVNNKLIELDRQKDDFVSIVSHELKAPLTSIKGSVDLILQQPGDALPPQTRELLTICQRNTGRLHRLIMDMLDIARIESGMMSFQMAPFEVGSWLEECAGNVRALAGAKGLELSCRTSGAATIVGDRDRLLQVIVNLANNAVKFTESGRIEIEMDASPERFICTVRDTGVGIPEHALQNIFDKFSQVKVGARRDTMGTGLGLAIARAIIAEHGGAIHVASRPGAGSTFTCSVPQPPTCSLKHAAGSIS; encoded by the coding sequence ATGAACGCGCACGCGGCGTTCGATTTCGCCGCGCTCGGAGCGCTGCTGCCGATCGCTTTCCGCGTCGTGACCCACGACCTCAACGTCGTGTACACCTCCGGCGCGTACGAACGGGAGTTCAATGTGGCCGTCCACGGCTGTTGTGAACAGCTCGGACTCCGGCACCACGACGCCGACTGTCCGTCGCTGGCCACCATCCGCAACAGCGAGCCGCAGACCCGCGACCGCTGGCTCGGCCGGATCTACGCCCGGATCACCACCGTGCCCCTGCGGGATGCCGCGGGCCGCGCGATCGCCAGCATCGAGTGGATTAGCGACAATTCGATCGCGAAAAAACTCGAAGCCGCCTTCGCCCGCCAGGCCGATCTCCTCGAGACGATCAACAAAGCCATGATCGACTCCAATCACAATCTGGAGTCCGCGCAAGCCGAGCTCGAAGTCAAGAATCAATCGCTGGAAGAGGTCAACAACAAGCTGATCGAACTCGACCGCCAAAAAGACGACTTCGTCAGCATCGTCTCCCACGAACTGAAGGCGCCGCTGACCTCCATTAAAGGCTCCGTCGATCTGATCCTGCAGCAGCCCGGCGACGCCCTGCCGCCGCAAACCAGAGAACTGCTGACCATCTGCCAGCGAAATACCGGGCGGCTGCATCGCCTGATCATGGATATGCTTGATATCGCCCGGATCGAATCCGGCATGATGAGCTTTCAGATGGCCCCCTTCGAGGTCGGGTCCTGGCTCGAAGAGTGCGCCGGCAACGTCCGCGCGCTCGCGGGTGCAAAAGGCCTGGAGCTCTCCTGCCGGACCAGCGGCGCCGCGACGATCGTGGGTGACCGCGATCGACTGCTGCAGGTGATCGTCAACCTCGCGAACAATGCGGTCAAATTCACCGAGTCCGGTCGGATCGAGATCGAAATGGACGCGAGTCCCGAACGCTTTATTTGCACCGTACGGGACACCGGCGTCGGAATTCCCGAGCATGCGCTGCAAAATATCTTCGACAAATTCTCGCAGGTCAAAGTCGGCGCGCGCCGCGACACGATGGGCACCGGGTTGGGCCTCGCCATCGCCCGCGCGATTATTGCCGAACACGGCGGGGCCATCCATGTCGCAAGCCGCCCCGGTGCCGGCAGCACATTTACCTGCTCGGTTCCGCAACCGCCAACTTGCTCACTCAAACATGCTGCCGGTTCTATTAGTTGA